Part of the Paenibacillus sp. FSL R7-0273 genome is shown below.
ATGTTTTTCCAGACGGTAAACAGGATGACCGTGAACATCGCCCATTGCTTATCCGCCGCCCAGCGGGGAAGATCCTCAATCGGTACGCCGGAGATCAGATGCAGGATGTTGTTGACAGGACCCATAGTCGGGCTGAAAATAAAGTTCCACACTGCCGCCACCGCTACAAGCGAAGCAACATAGGGGAAGAAGAAGACGGTCCGCATAAAGTTACGGGCAATAATCTTCTGGTTCAGCAGAATAGCCAGCGCAAGGGCAACAGCCATCGTGAACGGTACAACACCGATGGTATAGACAATCGTGTTCCACAGCGCTTTATGGAAGGTGGTATCCTTGATCAGCCGGGCAAAGTTATCGAAGCCGATGAATTCCATCGGATTGGCCCCGTCCCATTTCACAAATGCCAGGACAAAGGCAAAGAACATGGGGACAAGCGTAAAGATGGCAAAGCCGATAAAGTTCGGCGCGATAAAGCTGTATGCTACCAGATGATCCCGGACGCCCTTGGACAGTATCCTCTTGGGGGCTTTCTTTGGTCTAAGTACGGTTTCATTTTGCATTTGTTCTCCTCCAAACCTTCTACCTTCTATGCAAAGGGCGGGCATGGCCCGCCCCCTGAGAATCACTGCCTAGTTGTTCAAAAGCGACTGCACACGGGTATTCATGTCCTTCAGGCCTTCGTCGATCGTCGCATTCTTGGTCATGATGTTGTCATGCGCTTCGTTCAGGATGACTTCGATATCAGCGCTCTTCTCATGCATAGGCATTTCCAGGTAAGTCTGCACAGTAGTCAGAGCAGCCTTGCTGTTGTCATCTGCAGGGAAACCGTCGATGGAAGTGATCGAGCCGATAACCTCATCATTTTTGATCGCCGGAATAGTACCAGTGGAAGCAATGACAGAAGCGCCGTCTTCACCGGTCACGAACTTCATGAAATCAAGGGCAGCTTCCTTATGCTCGGACTTCTGGTTAACAGCCAGGGAAGTGATTGTTCCTAGTGTGGTTCCTGCTTCAACACCGTCCGGATGCGGATATTTCACGATACCCCAGTTAGTT
Proteins encoded:
- a CDS encoding carbohydrate ABC transporter permease, giving the protein MQNETVLRPKKAPKRILSKGVRDHLVAYSFIAPNFIGFAIFTLVPMFFAFVLAFVKWDGANPMEFIGFDNFARLIKDTTFHKALWNTIVYTIGVVPFTMAVALALAILLNQKIIARNFMRTVFFFPYVASLVAVAAVWNFIFSPTMGPVNNILHLISGVPIEDLPRWAADKQWAMFTVILFTVWKNMGYYMVIYLAGLQGINPELYEAAELDGAGAWRRFRNVTVPQLAPTTFFVLMILVINSFKVYDIFINLFAGADNQLNDSTRVMVYQIYNTAFRSLDYGYASAMAIVLFLLVLGITIVQFRGEKKYG